The Triticum aestivum cultivar Chinese Spring chromosome 6D, IWGSC CS RefSeq v2.1, whole genome shotgun sequence genomic sequence AGAAGTGGGGGGAGTAAATGGAACCGCGCACGATGGGGGTGTGAAGTATGTCGTGCTAGACGGCAACCACATTCGGGCGACGCGTGCGGGCGCAACCGCAGTCCCACCGCACGCCCCCGAGTGGCAACCGTTGACCGCGGAGAGGAAACCGGCGTGCGGGCGACCCCTCTTACACACCACACAATcgacttgtcctacgtggcacacgaAATCAGCCAGatcgtgtcaagattcgtgcagtAGCTACTGGACGGCAACGGATGCGTGTGTGCGAGTTGGCTAACGCCCACCCGTGTGGGCGTTTCACTTTTCGTTTTTTAATACGAGGGGGTCCAGACTGCAGAATATGAGGAGGCTGACGCCACGGCGGCCAGATGACAGGTGAAAGGAAATACTTGGAGGAGTCCCTGTGGGACACGAGAGAGGTCGATACATGGCGTGAAATTCTTCTGGGAAGAGCCTAACCCTTCGAAAGACCGCCGTCTCTCCGATCCATTGCATCCTCTGTCTTCGCCGACCGACCCAATCGTGAAGAGCAGAGCTCGGCTTGCTCGCTACTGCCGCGGCGGCGTGATGAGCGACCACTACGAGACGCTAGGGCTCGGCCGCAACGCCAGCAAGGCCGACATCAAGGCCGCCTTCTTCCGCCTCGCCCACCGCTACCACCCCGACCaccacgccgacgccgccgcccgagccgaaGCCGACCGCCGCTTCCGCCAGGTCAAAGAAGCCTACGATGTGCTCTACAACCAACGCCGCCGCGCCGAGTACGATTCCTCcttccgctcctcctcctcctgctcgggctcgagtgGCCACGGGCGCCGTCACGGCGGGaactcttcatcgtcgtcgtcttcgagTAAGCACGGCAACCGGCAGGGAGGGGGTACTTCaggctcatcttcctcctcctcctcgtcttcgaatGACCACGGGAACCGACACAAAGGTGGTGGTGCCTCAGGCTCaggctcatcttcctcctcgtcctcctcaagCGACCATGGGAACCGGCAGGAAGGTGGCAGTGGCACTTCAGGCTCaagttcatcctcctcctcctcgtcttcgagtGACCAACACAAAGGTGGCACCTCAGGCTCAGGctcatcctcctcgtcgtcgtcttcaagTGGCCACACGAACCGGCAGGGAGgtggcacctcctcctcctcatcgtctgcGAATGACCACGGGCACCGTCACGGACACAGCGGCACCACCTCGTCGGGTTCGAGGGGCCCTTTTTGGCCGAGAGGCGGACCTAAAGTCCGTAGTGTGATCTTCGGGTAAGTGACTTGGTTTCTTGGGGTTTATATCGCGTGGTGAGAGATCCAGCTGCAGGATCAGACGAGTTTCTGTAATTTTCATCCCTGAAACTGATTTAGTGCTTGACTGCTGATGGCTCACCATTATAGCAATGTACGTGCTGCAGCGCAATTTTAGGTATTTCTATGATCGGAGGAACTGCAATGGCAAAGGAAAGCTGGGAGCGAAATCCGGACTGGATGGAACAAGAATTGGAAATGGTGAAGATAGAGTTCTGGACGAGGAAGAGGCAGTTTGAAAATATGAAACGAAAGTGGGAAAAGAACAATCCCTTGGTAAGTACACATATATAGGCGGGGGTTCAGATACATAATTTTCTTCTGTCCCATATAATAattaatataagatgttattataacttgtaataacatcttatattatggaacggagggagtacacatatatTTCGTCTAATTACCACTGCTAGTATCCACACATGAGTTCCCTTCAGTTTGGTTAATTAACTACTTGCTCTTCGAAACACAAATTTGCCATGTTAATTTTGTTTGTCTATCATGGGATCATATTCATATATATCCCTGGATTTGGTGGGATGACATTGCAATGTGGTGTTAGTAGTGTGATGAACTAATCGTGTGCGTTGCACTGCGTCCTGTGCAGAAACCATGGATGGAGTCGAAAGAGAAGGAGATAAAGTCAGAGTTCGAGATGAGGAGGCAACAGTGGGAAAATATGAAACAAGAATGGGAAAAGAACTATCCCTGGGTAAAGAACAATCCCTGGGTGAGTACATGCATATATACCTTTGCCTCCCTTGTTTTCCAAATaaaagtactactccctccatttttatatacaaggccactatggaatatatattttgcatctatacaatgccaccaacagtaatcgaggcaaagtTAATAATATTTTCTCGCACTAACAAcgtgtttaatacttgcatgcatgcagtcataatgacaTTCAGCTATTTCCTCCACTCAGTTTCTTTGCATGCATGCGGAgtattaatgatcccagtaaaCAAGAAGAAAAGTTGACTTGTAAAGTAGGCATTAAATTTTACATTGGTACCTATAATCCgaatttgtggccttgtatacaaaaatggaggggtACTTCATATTTCGTCTAATTACCTCTGTTTAGTATCGTATGAACATATGAGTTCACTTTGGTTTGGTTAATTTACTTTCTGCTCTTCAAAACACACTTTTTTGCGGGTTAAAACACACGCTTGCCATGTTAATTTTGGAGCTTTTTTAAGCTCTAATTTTCTTTGTCCATCATATTCAGATATCCTTGGATTTGGTAGGACGACGTTGCATTTTGCtattagtactagtactagtaatgtGATGAACTAATAGTGTGCGTTGCGCTGAGTGCTGTGCAGAAATCAAGGATGGAGCCGAGATAGGAGGAGGAAAAGAAGAACTGGTGGACGGACATCATCTTTAGATCTTGACTTCAGGCATACAGCTAGTACACTTCAGAGTCTCCATGTCAGGCGTTCATGTTATTTTACTTTTTTGAGGGAACCTGAGGAGATTTCTTCCTACTATATTTTTAtaaatataaactactccctctgttctttTTTATAAGACGTTTGGACAGCTGACATTGAACTGTTTTGGGCATTGTCTGAATTGTCTAAACTtcttataaaaatgaacagagggagtagaaaaattATCTGTGCGTTGCAGTTGCAACGAAGGATACACTGTTGAAGTGCCATCATGGTTGGTTGGTTGTGAAGCGGGACTGCTGTAAAATAAGccgatttcttggcagcttcaaaAGGCTTGTTACAGCAAAAATCCATTAGTTCTAGGgcatatttagttagtttcataTATTAATGGGAAACGTTTATACGCGGTCGACCGGCTAAGTTTTCCGCCGGTTCGCATCGCTCACTCACGCACACGCTCGTCTGCAGGTGGGCCCTGCATCAAACGACCCAAATCCCCTTTACCTTATCTCTTCAGGGCCGATGAGATCCACTCATTTCTTCCTCGTGAACGAACACATCTACTCTGGTCCACGAGCTCCGTTCCCCCCTCTCCCTCCATCTATAGGCGCTTGCTCTCCCCTACCGGCGACAAGCTGTGCCGGCCAGCCATGGCAGCTCGTCAAGTAGCTAGTGCTCCTCCGCCATGGCAGCACGTCAGTCCCAGCGCCACAcgcagcaccctctccctctttttcTGCCCTCGAGGGTTCATCGAGTCCTTGCTCCTCCGCGAACCCCCCCGGACCGCACCGGTGCTGATGCTGCCGACGACGACCACCCGCTGCTGCTACCACGCTGTAGTACAAGCTCCAGACCAAGTGGGCGGACGAGATGCTGGAACCGGCCTTAGTGGAAGCTACAATCGGCGGCAATTTTTGCTACAAGTGTGTTTTTGTTTTGCTGGAGTCagtaaatttttttaggatctGTAATTGAGGGTGTTTTCTGCTAGAACCAGCTTCAAATTTTGCTACCACCGTATATATTTTTTGCTACCACCATAGAGATGTTCTTTGCTACTACTGTTTTTTAATTTTTGCTTTTTTGCTGGATCCATCTCTTTTTGCTGAAACCGCTTCCAATTTTTTTGCTACCACTGTCCTTATTTTTTGTTGTCACTGCCTTTGATTTTTGCAACCAACTCGTCTCTTTGATTTTTTGCTGGATCCatctttttgctggaaccaacaaATTTTTTTGCTACATCCAGCTTTGATTTTTGCTACCGTGGATGGCCGACGAGCACGGCTGCGCCGTTGGCCGGCATGCACAGGCAGCCAAGGATGGGCACCTGCAGCGGCGAGCACGGAGTCCCCCATAGATGGGAGTTGCTGGTCAACGCAGAGCCAAATGCGAAAGGGAGAAGATGATTAGGGGAAATTAACGGTTCGAGGTAGCCTAATCCTACGGCCGGGGGCCGACCAGCCGAAattttcggccggtgcgccggcgcctaacAGTCGCCTATATTAATCTCTCCTGTCCTGATATCAAAACATCCTTGCATGGTTATAACAAAGACAGGAAACAGTAGCATGCCAATATTAATACAACAACCATCTTTGTACATACATGATTCAGTTTTCCAACAATTGATGTGTGTGTATTTAGTCGATGCGTTGATGCTTAGAAGTCCATGACTTTGTTATGGCCGCAAAGGAAGCGGGCAAGGCCGAACTCAGTGTTGCTTTTTTTAGACAATCTCGTTAAGCTTTATTCATACCAATTGAACAGTTACAGGTAGGAAAATAAGATCACCAGGTTGCCCAAGCCAGACATGACGGCCGAACCCTAGTGTTAAGCGTGCTTAGCAAGATTGTGAGCCTCAGTATTCGAGCTCCTAAACTCGTGGACTCAGTATTACTGGGACGCGGTGCTAGAGTTCCGGTAGGAGCAGTTCTTGCTCGGCATGAGGCCCACTATCAGCGACCCTGCCCGTGCAGCCACTGCTCTTTCTTCCAAAATGACTTCGTGCCCTATTATTGGCTGACGAGCAAAAAAAAAATTCTGAGAATTGAAGATATATTGCATAACTTTTTTTTGAGTAGAATGTATAGGACAACTTAACCTAAATGTCTGCCATTGAACATGTGTCTGGAAATTAAATGGGTTGCACCCAGTGTGGCCCATTTTTCACATGTTAGTTCGTTTTTAATAATTTTAAAATTATTTAAATAATAACCACAATAACAGAAATTAGATTTGAATATTCGTGTGTTAGAAAAAGTATACATACAAGTAAAGTAACATACCTTAAAATATTCACGTATTATTTTAAAACGTATTAATATAATTAAAATATATTTTAAAACGTATTAATATAATTAAAATAATATTtattaattatgaacatttttagaattttaaCAAGTTTTCACATATATCAAAGCTAATAACATGATTTAAAATGTTTATACAATTAAATAAATGTTCATATAATTTTAATATATCCATATTTTTAATAAACTATTCATGTATTCATTTGAGGATGTCAGGTGGGCTAAAAATATCCAACCAACTATGTATAATTTCGAAAATAGATTGATGTTGTATAAAATCCAAAGTCATTTTTGTGTGCAAACAAATGGCAATCAAGGTGCCCCCACAAATAAAAGACATTTAAAGTGGGCATCATTCAaaaactctccctcactgatctCCAATTTTTCACAATTCAGATgaccaaaccacaaaaaaaaagcACCCGAAAACATAAAGAAATTCCTAGTCACACCGCATATTTCGAAACTAGCACTACCTAGATTTAATAATCACCCTCTAgactaaaataaaataaagaaaacaatTAAATAATGAACCCCAGCAAAAATAAAGAAAACAATTAAATAATGAACCCCAGCAACATTTACCCCTCCCTATTAATTAATCCGTTCACCAACCAAAAAATATGAATAGAATCCCTATTTTTAAAATTCCACCTATTTGCAATAAATATTTCCTTTGTTTAGATTGGAAAACCCTATTTGACGCATTGCGTGTCAAATAGTAGGCGATACGCACAGATGAGGCGACGACCTAGCAAGCGACTTGGGCTGGCTCAACTGTAGCGTATGTACAGCATTCAGGTTCtggtttgggaaccttctagaggatTCCACACTGTTGTTtttgttttgggaaccttctacaaCTTCCTGAACCGGTTTTCATTTTTAATTtctatttttaattttttattttactctcctttttattttttttctgtttctttttgttttcttttcattttatttttctttaattttTCATTTTCACGTTTACTTTTTTCAacaaattttctggaatttaaaaatGTTCGTATTTCAACAAATTTGTTCACTTTTGTACCTTTTCTTcctgttttaaaattttgttcagaaaTTCTAAAAATGTTGTAATACTTCAAAAAAATCACTTGTTTTAGAAaaaatttgaaattcaaaaaagAATAAATTTCTGAAAATGTTTATGTTCTTTAATTCTGTTcgcaaattcagaaaatgttcatgggTTGCACAAAATGTTCTTGTTTTTTCTAAATCACAAACTATCcaaatgttcatgtttcaaaaatttGTTCGCAAGTCCAAAACATGTTCGGGAAATTACATAAAGTATTCACGTTTTGCAAAAGTTGTTCATTTTTTAGAAAAATGTTGCGTTTTTTCAAAAATATCTTCTCTTTAcagaatttgttcacaaattcaaaaataattcaCATTTTCATATTATTTTCGCGAATTGACCAAACAAATAGGAGAATTTATGTAAAATACTCATAATTTCAGAAAATTTTACAATTTTTCAATTTTGTTCCTACATTTTAAAAAAGGTTCGCATTTTGAaaaagttgttcggagttttgAAAATTGTTCTCATTTTCCATTTATCCATTTTTTACAAAAAAATATAGTCCAAAAAATGTTTGAGTCTTTAAAAGTTGGTGAGCAAATTTGGAAATGTTCGTTTTTGTACATATATTTACTTTTGTGAAAAACTAAACCAcgttcaaatttcaaaaaaatcaaaattttgaaaattttagggAATTCTAATAATGCTcccaatttaaaaaatgttcatcgtttGAAAATaggttcacaaattcaaataacgTTGTGTAATTCAAAAATGTTTCCACtaacaaattttgttcacaaatttagaaaaaattcatattttgaaaatttgttcccaaattcagaaaatgtttgggTAATTTCAAAAATGTTTGCACTTTTCGTTTTTGTTCACAAAtgcaaaaaatgttcaggaatttccaAAAATGTaccagctttctaaattcttcacaaattcagaaaatgtCATGTTTCGTAATTTTGTTcgcaaatttaaaaaatattttggCAATTTCGAAATTGTTCATACTTTGTAAAAATAGTTCGTAATTTCGAAAAAAAaatattatttcaatttttttcgtGTTTTTGAGAAATTGTTTGTGTTTCTCTTGAAATTtttcataaatttcaaaaaatgatATTTGTTCCTTTTTTTAGAAAAATGCTTGCAAATAcgcaaaaaatgttcacatttctgTGCAATGTTTGAGGTGTTAGACACAGATTCCTAATAAGAATTAAGGTCTCTAGTGACCTAGTTCAGTAGTAGGAGGTCATGTGTTCGATCCCTCACTCGTGCTTCAGTTTTTgggattttttgtgaatatttaaGTTTTTACCGTTGTGGTTTAGTTCTTTTAGGATTGCGCTGCTAGTTTGGCACA encodes the following:
- the LOC123141060 gene encoding suppressor protein SRP40-like, with product MSDHYETLGLGRNASKADIKAAFFRLAHRYHPDHHADAAARAEADRRFRQVKEAYDVLYNQRRRAEYDSSFRSSSSCSGSSGHGRRHGGNSSSSSSSSKHGNRQGGGTSGSSSSSSSSSNDHGNRHKGGGASGSGSSSSSSSSSDHGNRQEGGSGTSGSSSSSSSSSSSDQHKGGTSGSGSSSSSSSSSGHTNRQGGGTSSSSSSANDHGHRHGHSGTTSSGSRGPFWPRGGPKVRSVIFGAILGISMIGGTAMAKESWERNPDWMEQELEMVKIEFWTRKRQFENMKRKWEKNNPLKPWMESKEKEIKSEFEMRRQQWENMKQEWEKNYPWVKNNPWKSRMEPR